One region of Anser cygnoides isolate HZ-2024a breed goose chromosome 22, Taihu_goose_T2T_genome, whole genome shotgun sequence genomic DNA includes:
- the LOC136786833 gene encoding feather keratin Cos2-3-like: MPLDMGQLRRTIKGSPSPCSLIHFSGLLLLGNKVHLLPPDMSCYDHCRPCQPCGPTPLASSCNEPCVRQCQNSTIVIEPSPVVVTLPGPILSSFPQNTVVGSSTSAAVGSILSCDGVPINSGCCDLSCITSRYCGSRCRPC, from the exons ATGCCTCTGGACATGGGGCAGCTAAGGCGCACTATAAAAGGCAGCCCATCTCCGTGCTCTCTCATCCACTTCTCTGGCCTTCTTCTCCTTGGGAACAAG gtgcacctcctgcccccagacatgtcctgctacgacCACTGCCGGCCGTGCCAGCCCTGCGGCCCGACCCcgctggccagcagctgcaacgagccctgcgTCAGGCAGTGCCAGAACTCCACCATCGTCATTGAGCCCTCTCCcgtggtggtgaccctgcctggacccatcctcagctccttcccacaGAACACTGTTGTGGGatcctccacctctgctgccgttggcagcatcctcagctgtgACGGAGTCCCCATCAACTCTGGATGCTGTGACCTCTCCTGTATTACCAGCCGCTACTGTGGCAGCAGGTGCCGCCCCTGCTAA